One Qipengyuania gaetbuli genomic region harbors:
- a CDS encoding aminoglycoside phosphotransferase family protein, translating into MNHTLPQGIHEFLGDTAWQGAEIAPLVGDASFRRYFRLRMGGRSAMLMHAPPPHEDPAPFLHVAHWLAANGMRAPEIYAELPEQGWVLTEDFGDFRMKEWIDEHPGDEQAVYAQAIDALVQLHRLPAGPFEPYDMAVYQREAGLFTEWYCPAAGLSVDEAGWTRAWDEALAPLLERQQPGVTVLRDYHAENIMLLEPGKLGGEQGIIDFQDALVGHKAYDLVSLLQDARRDVSEQLEHDMMCRYRAAADPDEHFEADYARLGAQRNAKIVGIFTRLYKRDGKPRYLRMIPRVWKAMERDLQHEALAPVAAWFEANIPQALRDAHGGEIA; encoded by the coding sequence ATGAACCACACGCTGCCGCAGGGCATTCACGAGTTTCTTGGCGACACCGCATGGCAGGGGGCGGAAATCGCGCCGCTGGTCGGGGACGCCAGCTTCCGCCGCTATTTCCGCCTGCGCATGGGCGGGCGCAGCGCCATGCTGATGCATGCGCCGCCCCCGCATGAAGATCCCGCGCCTTTCCTCCATGTCGCGCACTGGCTGGCCGCCAATGGCATGCGCGCACCGGAAATCTACGCGGAACTGCCCGAACAGGGCTGGGTCCTGACCGAGGATTTCGGCGATTTCCGCATGAAGGAATGGATCGACGAGCATCCGGGCGACGAACAGGCCGTCTATGCGCAGGCGATCGACGCGCTGGTGCAGCTGCACCGCCTGCCCGCCGGTCCGTTCGAGCCTTACGACATGGCCGTCTACCAGCGCGAGGCGGGACTGTTCACCGAGTGGTATTGCCCTGCCGCAGGTCTCTCGGTCGATGAAGCGGGCTGGACCCGCGCATGGGACGAGGCGCTCGCGCCGCTGCTCGAGCGCCAGCAGCCCGGTGTGACGGTGCTGCGCGACTATCATGCGGAGAACATCATGCTGCTCGAACCAGGCAAGCTGGGCGGGGAGCAGGGCATCATCGATTTCCAGGACGCGCTGGTCGGGCACAAGGCTTACGACCTCGTCAGCCTGCTGCAGGACGCGCGCCGCGACGTGTCGGAACAGCTCGAACACGACATGATGTGCCGCTACCGCGCGGCTGCCGATCCGGACGAGCATTTCGAGGCCGACTACGCCCGCCTCGGTGCACAGCGGAACGCCAAGATCGTCGGTATCTTCACGCGCCTCTACAAGCGCGACGGCAAGCCGCGTTACCTGCGCATGATCCCGCGCGTGTGGAAGGCCATGGAACGCGACCTGCAGCACGAAGCGCTCGCCCCAGTCGCGGCGTGGTTCGAGGCCAATATCCCGCAGGCGCTGCGCGATGCGCATGGCGGGGAGATCGCATGA
- a CDS encoding hemerythrin domain-containing protein: MTQATEIFERLKEDHDRHRDLIDKLLDTSGESEERKELFTELTKELKAHAAAEEQALYSTMLRKPPTTDETRHSVAEHHELDEALNDLAATDMSEGGWLTKFKTFAHDYRHHIDEEEEEHFPDFENYLEDDDMKHMRQVFERRKKEEKAEAEVTPEKKEDAKE; encoded by the coding sequence ATGACCCAAGCCACCGAAATCTTCGAACGCCTAAAGGAAGATCACGACCGCCACCGCGACCTGATCGACAAGCTGCTCGACACCAGCGGCGAGAGCGAGGAGCGCAAGGAGCTATTCACGGAGCTGACCAAGGAGCTGAAGGCCCACGCCGCAGCCGAAGAGCAGGCGCTCTATTCGACTATGCTGCGCAAGCCCCCGACCACGGACGAGACGCGCCACTCGGTCGCGGAACATCACGAGCTGGACGAAGCGCTCAACGACCTTGCCGCGACCGACATGTCGGAAGGCGGCTGGCTGACCAAGTTCAAGACCTTCGCCCACGACTATCGCCACCACATCGACGAGGAAGAGGAAGAGCACTTCCCCGATTTCGAGAACTATCTCGAAGACGACGACATGAAGCACATGCGCCAGGTGTTCGAACGCCGGAAGAAGGAAGAGAAGGCCGAGGCCGAGGTGACGCCCGAGAAAAAAGAGGACGCCAAGGAATAG
- a CDS encoding PAS domain-containing sensor histidine kinase has protein sequence MEVSPALLPLIGVLLAVWTGAAVWLMLRATNRAQAAESHRKAALRLARMVEEGPAIPLMVRSDGRIEAPDRFARWLGLDRVPEYLSELAREDGTGLAEDQIEQLSTLVRRTQKSAKPFKMSLRPPGSGKTLALRGALADPAVSPSGAALVWVFDFTETEDELARLGEEAARARDDFGALVGLIEAAPMPMWFRGADMHLRLVNRAYVEAVGGTSADQVVTDQVELVETVGGRTAAEVAQQAADRRQPIERIVSATIKDARRTIRVTDLPLMGEGIAGYAVDIEEMEEQAREFRAFREAQRSMLDQLSIGVAQFDARRRMTFANQPFHRVFSLPPGVVNERTTFEQMLMVARENGRIPEVRDFPAWRGELVGWFQKDEPEEMAWPLSDGTHLRVVAQPLPDGGLVLIAEDRTEQLNLSATRDTLLRTRTATFDSLFEALAVFAPDGHLELWNRGFPRAWGLDSEVLDNHPQAEELLEAIAGQLADPKAVSQIGQTIRSATLDRKNREGRIELADGRTLDYAGVPLPDGNGLLTVMDVTASQQAEEALRERNRALEEADAVMTRFLANMSYEFRTPLTTIGGFAEMLESGLAGDLTPQAKEYVAAITQSVGKLTEQVENVLDLSQSEAGLMPLRKGRVELLPMLTKIVRKREQSILDGGLTLDLKGNANKIVEADEQQLQRAIGQLLDNAIGNTPPGGRIVIDVAKQRGLNRISITDNGRGMSQHELARALEGIRMAADGKGIERRHGLGIPLARQLVEAHGGTLEIQSRRNAGTSAVITLP, from the coding sequence ATGGAAGTCTCGCCCGCACTCCTTCCCCTGATCGGCGTATTGCTGGCCGTGTGGACCGGCGCGGCCGTCTGGCTGATGCTGCGCGCCACCAATCGCGCGCAGGCGGCGGAATCGCATCGCAAGGCAGCCTTGCGGCTTGCGCGCATGGTCGAGGAAGGCCCCGCCATCCCGCTGATGGTGCGCAGCGACGGCCGGATCGAGGCGCCCGACCGCTTCGCCCGCTGGCTCGGCCTCGACCGCGTGCCCGAATATCTCAGCGAACTGGCGCGCGAGGACGGGACCGGTCTTGCCGAAGACCAGATCGAACAGCTTTCCACGCTGGTCCGCCGCACGCAGAAGAGCGCCAAGCCGTTCAAGATGTCGCTGCGCCCGCCCGGCTCGGGCAAGACACTGGCCCTGCGCGGCGCGCTGGCGGACCCGGCCGTGTCGCCCAGCGGCGCGGCGCTGGTCTGGGTATTCGATTTCACCGAGACCGAAGACGAACTTGCCCGCCTCGGCGAAGAGGCTGCGCGTGCGCGTGACGATTTCGGCGCGCTGGTCGGCCTGATCGAGGCCGCGCCCATGCCGATGTGGTTCCGCGGCGCAGACATGCACCTGCGGCTCGTCAACCGCGCCTATGTCGAGGCGGTGGGCGGCACCAGCGCGGACCAGGTCGTGACCGACCAGGTGGAACTGGTCGAAACTGTCGGCGGACGCACGGCTGCCGAAGTCGCCCAGCAGGCCGCCGACCGCCGCCAGCCGATCGAGCGTATCGTGTCGGCCACGATCAAGGACGCGCGCCGCACGATCCGCGTGACCGACCTGCCACTGATGGGCGAGGGGATCGCCGGATACGCGGTCGATATCGAGGAAATGGAAGAGCAGGCCCGCGAATTCCGCGCTTTCCGCGAAGCGCAGCGGTCCATGCTCGACCAGCTGTCGATCGGCGTCGCGCAGTTTGATGCGCGGCGCAGGATGACCTTTGCGAACCAGCCGTTCCACCGCGTCTTCTCGTTGCCGCCGGGCGTGGTCAACGAACGCACCACTTTCGAGCAGATGCTGATGGTCGCGCGCGAGAACGGGCGCATTCCCGAAGTGCGCGATTTTCCCGCATGGCGCGGCGAACTAGTCGGCTGGTTCCAGAAGGACGAGCCGGAGGAAATGGCCTGGCCGCTGTCTGACGGCACGCATTTGCGCGTCGTCGCCCAGCCGCTGCCCGACGGCGGGCTGGTGCTGATCGCGGAAGACCGGACCGAACAGCTCAACCTGTCCGCCACGCGCGACACCTTGCTGCGCACCCGCACGGCGACCTTCGACAGCCTGTTCGAAGCGCTCGCCGTCTTCGCGCCCGACGGGCATCTCGAACTGTGGAATCGCGGTTTCCCACGCGCCTGGGGTCTCGACAGCGAAGTGCTCGACAACCATCCGCAGGCAGAAGAGCTGCTGGAAGCGATTGCCGGACAGCTGGCCGATCCCAAGGCGGTCTCTCAGATCGGCCAGACTATCCGTTCGGCGACGCTCGACCGCAAGAACCGCGAAGGGCGTATCGAGCTCGCCGACGGGCGCACGCTCGATTACGCGGGCGTTCCTTTGCCCGACGGCAATGGCCTCCTCACCGTGATGGACGTCACTGCCTCGCAGCAGGCGGAAGAGGCGCTGCGCGAACGCAACCGCGCGCTGGAAGAAGCCGACGCGGTGATGACGCGCTTCCTCGCCAACATGAGCTACGAATTCCGCACCCCGCTCACGACCATCGGCGGCTTTGCCGAAATGCTGGAGAGCGGGCTGGCGGGCGACCTGACACCGCAGGCGAAGGAATATGTGGCGGCGATCACCCAGTCGGTCGGCAAGTTGACCGAGCAGGTGGAAAACGTGCTCGACCTATCGCAGTCCGAAGCCGGGCTGATGCCGCTGCGCAAGGGGCGGGTCGAGCTGCTGCCGATGCTGACGAAGATCGTGCGCAAGCGAGAACAGTCGATCCTCGACGGCGGCCTGACGCTCGACCTCAAGGGCAATGCCAACAAGATCGTCGAGGCGGACGAGCAGCAGCTGCAGCGCGCAATCGGCCAGCTGCTCGACAATGCCATCGGCAACACGCCGCCCGGCGGCCGCATCGTTATCGACGTGGCCAAGCAGCGCGGGCTCAACCGCATTTCCATCACAGATAACGGGCGCGGCATGAGCCAGCACGAACTCGCCCGCGCGCTGGAAGGCATCCGCATGGCGGCCGACGGCAAGGGGATCGAGCGCCGCCACGGCCTCGGCATCCCGCTCGCGCGGCAGCTGGTCGAAGCGCATGGCGGGACGCTGGAAATCCAGAGCCGCCGCAATGCGGGCACCAGCGCGGTCATCACGCTGCCGTGA
- a CDS encoding peroxiredoxin, which translates to MTIAVGDSLPDVKLVKATPDGPQQVQSSEYFKGKTVALFSVPGAFTPTCSARHLPGYVDKAEELKAKGVDEIACTAVNDAFVLDAWKNANEAGDVTMLADGNGDFAEAVGLTMDGSGFGMGKRGQRYSMLIEDGVVKQLNVEAPGDFSVSSAEHMLEQM; encoded by the coding sequence ATGACAATCGCTGTTGGCGACAGCCTCCCCGATGTGAAGCTGGTGAAGGCGACGCCCGATGGGCCTCAGCAGGTCCAGTCGAGCGAGTATTTCAAGGGCAAGACCGTGGCGCTGTTTTCGGTGCCCGGCGCGTTCACCCCGACCTGTTCGGCGCGCCACCTGCCCGGCTATGTCGACAAGGCCGAGGAACTGAAGGCCAAGGGCGTGGACGAGATTGCCTGCACCGCGGTCAACGACGCTTTTGTCCTGGACGCGTGGAAGAATGCTAACGAGGCCGGCGACGTGACTATGCTGGCAGACGGCAATGGCGACTTCGCCGAAGCTGTCGGCCTGACCATGGACGGTTCGGGTTTCGGCATGGGCAAGCGCGGCCAGCGCTATTCGATGCTTATCGAGGACGGCGTGGTGAAGCAGCTCAACGTCGAGGCGCCGGGTGACTTCTCGGTATCGAGCGCGGAGCACATGCTCGAGCAGATGTAA
- a CDS encoding phospholipase D-like domain-containing protein, which produces MATGVGDDTEKPVDPKRVSRLDDGVEPGVWRYEKVERARVIIDAADYFAAMQEAMLNAQHRIFLIGWDFDTRIHLTDGRRWWQRPYRREFPSRLGGFFSWLVRHRPTLEIRILKWSFGIFKFVVRGSMWWDLMRWARHRRIDFKFDSAHPTGCSHHQKIAVLDNRLAVCGGIDMTVKRWDTRDHEEDNPHRKTPRGQAYEPWHDATMMMEGAIADALSELGLDRWERAGGKPLLPIKARTDSLWPKELEPTFENVEVGIARTRAAYRDWDAVKEIEALFVQHVQRAKKFIYAESQYFASRKVAEAILARMQEDDPPEVVIVHPANADGWLEQQAMDHARAELVRCIEEVDDNHRFSIWMPYSGETPIYVHAKMMIVDDEIFRIGSANLNNRSMGLDSECDVFVDAARKGNEHAVDAIRAIRHSLLAEHCGVEESEMPDLLARYGSMAGMIDHTVSEGGRNLKRYHPPELTEAEKKVAHSSLLDPEDPDDMFEPFAKGGLFRKGTRLERVRSRIRGKWGK; this is translated from the coding sequence ATGGCCACGGGGGTGGGGGACGACACCGAAAAACCGGTCGATCCGAAACGCGTGTCCCGGCTCGACGACGGCGTCGAGCCGGGCGTGTGGCGTTACGAGAAGGTCGAGCGTGCGCGCGTGATCATCGATGCGGCGGACTATTTCGCCGCCATGCAGGAAGCGATGCTCAATGCGCAGCACCGCATTTTCCTGATCGGCTGGGACTTCGATACGCGCATCCACCTCACTGACGGGCGCCGCTGGTGGCAAAGGCCTTACCGGCGCGAATTTCCCTCACGGCTGGGGGGCTTCTTTTCGTGGCTGGTGCGCCACCGTCCCACGCTGGAGATCCGCATCCTGAAATGGAGCTTCGGGATCTTCAAGTTCGTCGTGCGCGGCTCGATGTGGTGGGACCTCATGCGCTGGGCACGGCACCGCCGGATCGATTTCAAGTTCGACAGCGCGCACCCCACCGGGTGCAGCCACCACCAGAAGATCGCCGTGCTCGACAACCGGCTGGCTGTGTGCGGCGGGATAGACATGACCGTGAAGCGCTGGGACACGCGCGACCACGAAGAAGACAATCCGCATCGCAAGACGCCGCGCGGCCAGGCCTACGAGCCCTGGCACGATGCGACCATGATGATGGAAGGCGCGATTGCAGACGCGCTAAGCGAGCTGGGTCTGGACCGCTGGGAACGCGCCGGCGGCAAGCCGTTGCTGCCGATCAAGGCGCGGACGGACAGCCTGTGGCCCAAGGAACTGGAGCCGACCTTCGAGAACGTGGAGGTCGGCATCGCCCGGACCCGTGCCGCCTATCGCGACTGGGACGCGGTGAAGGAAATCGAGGCGCTGTTCGTCCAGCACGTCCAGCGGGCGAAGAAGTTCATCTATGCCGAGAGCCAGTACTTCGCCTCGCGCAAGGTCGCAGAAGCAATCCTTGCTCGGATGCAGGAGGACGACCCGCCCGAGGTCGTGATCGTCCATCCCGCCAATGCCGACGGCTGGCTCGAACAGCAGGCGATGGATCATGCCCGCGCCGAACTGGTGCGCTGCATCGAGGAAGTGGACGATAACCACCGCTTCAGCATCTGGATGCCCTACAGCGGCGAAACCCCGATCTACGTGCACGCGAAGATGATGATCGTCGACGACGAGATCTTCCGCATCGGCTCGGCCAATCTCAACAACCGGTCGATGGGGCTGGACAGCGAATGCGACGTATTCGTCGATGCGGCGCGCAAGGGGAACGAGCACGCTGTCGACGCCATCCGCGCGATCCGCCATTCGCTGCTGGCCGAGCATTGCGGGGTCGAGGAAAGCGAGATGCCCGACCTGCTGGCGCGCTACGGTTCGATGGCGGGCATGATCGACCACACCGTCAGCGAAGGCGGGCGCAACCTCAAGCGATACCATCCGCCCGAACTGACCGAGGCGGAAAAGAAGGTTGCGCACAGCAGCCTGCTGGACCCCGAAGATCCCGACGACATGTTCGAGCCGTTTGCAAAGGGCGGGCTTTTCCGCAAGGGAACGCGGCTCGAGAGGGTTCGCAGCAGAATCAGAGGAAAATGGGGCAAATGA
- the folE gene encoding GTP cyclohydrolase I FolE, whose protein sequence is MSSLVGPDEDDPRGKPPVPEHVQQAIRTLIEWTGDDPTREGLVDTPARVARAWKEYCLGYGEDPGYHLSRVFEEVGGYNEIVLLKDIPFQSHCEHHMAPIIGKAAIAYLPNDRVVGISKLARVLHGFARRLQVQERLTAEVADCIWEHLQPQGVAVVIEAAHSCMTARGVRTPGVGMITSRMMGTFLEDQRSRKEVLSLMGYG, encoded by the coding sequence ATGAGCAGCCTTGTAGGACCGGACGAAGACGACCCGCGCGGCAAGCCGCCCGTACCCGAACACGTGCAGCAGGCGATCCGCACGCTGATCGAATGGACCGGCGACGACCCGACCCGCGAAGGGCTGGTCGATACGCCCGCGCGCGTCGCGCGCGCGTGGAAGGAATATTGTCTCGGCTACGGTGAAGACCCCGGCTACCATCTCAGCCGCGTGTTCGAGGAAGTCGGCGGCTACAACGAGATCGTGCTGCTCAAGGACATTCCCTTCCAGTCGCATTGTGAACATCACATGGCCCCGATCATCGGCAAGGCGGCAATCGCCTACCTGCCGAACGACCGCGTGGTCGGCATTTCAAAGCTCGCCCGCGTGCTCCACGGCTTCGCCCGCCGCCTGCAGGTGCAGGAACGCCTGACCGCCGAAGTGGCCGACTGCATTTGGGAACACCTCCAGCCGCAGGGCGTGGCCGTGGTTATCGAGGCAGCGCACAGCTGCATGACCGCGCGCGGTGTGCGCACGCCGGGCGTCGGCATGATCACCAGCCGGATGATGGGCACCTTCCTCGAAGACCAGCGCAGCCGCAAGGAAGTGCTCAGCCTGATGGGTTACGGTTGA
- a CDS encoding nucleotidyltransferase family protein, with amino-acid sequence MTNLASDTVMLMAAGLGKRMRPLTAAMPKPMVRVAGKPLIDRAMDRIEDAGIAKAVVNVHYLAESIEAHLKARKSPSVTFSDERAELLETGGGMVKASKAGLLPDPFFACNADSIWLDGPRNAFRDLSHAWDPDRMDALLLVVTHARAHNFDGTGDFYMDGAGRLKRKLPGRIAPFIYTGIQLVSHRLLRDAPDGKFSTNILWDRAITEGRLFGVAFTGLWYEVGTPQHIRPTEEALTGG; translated from the coding sequence ATGACCAATCTCGCCTCCGACACGGTGATGCTGATGGCGGCAGGCCTCGGCAAGCGGATGCGTCCGCTGACCGCCGCCATGCCCAAGCCGATGGTGCGCGTTGCCGGAAAGCCGCTGATCGACCGCGCGATGGACCGGATCGAGGATGCGGGCATCGCGAAGGCGGTGGTGAACGTCCACTACCTTGCGGAATCGATCGAGGCGCATCTCAAGGCCCGCAAGAGCCCTTCCGTCACCTTCTCGGACGAACGCGCGGAACTGCTCGAAACGGGTGGGGGCATGGTCAAGGCGAGCAAGGCGGGCCTGCTGCCCGACCCCTTCTTCGCCTGCAATGCCGACAGCATCTGGCTGGACGGGCCGCGCAACGCCTTCCGCGACCTCTCGCATGCCTGGGACCCGGACCGCATGGACGCGCTGCTGCTGGTCGTGACCCATGCGCGGGCGCATAATTTCGACGGGACGGGCGATTTCTACATGGACGGCGCAGGTCGGCTGAAGCGCAAGCTGCCCGGCCGGATTGCGCCCTTCATCTACACCGGCATCCAGCTGGTCTCGCACCGTCTGCTGCGCGATGCGCCCGACGGCAAGTTCTCGACCAATATCCTGTGGGACCGCGCCATTACCGAAGGCCGCCTGTTCGGCGTCGCCTTCACCGGCCTGTGGTACGAAGTCGGCACGCCGCAGCACATCAGGCCTACCGAAGAGGCATTGACGGGTGGCTGA
- a CDS encoding metallopeptidase family protein, protein MLHLRPGPTQQQMQQMAEAVRATLPAQFREQMEEIVMRVEEFATDEQLASVGLDDKWELSGLYEGVSLPDRSIWESGRQPARIWLFRQPLIAEWRDTGVRMDELVRHVVIHEAGHHFGFSDDDMHWLEDQED, encoded by the coding sequence ATGCTCCACCTTCGCCCCGGCCCGACCCAGCAACAGATGCAGCAGATGGCGGAAGCCGTCCGCGCGACGCTGCCCGCGCAATTCCGCGAGCAGATGGAAGAGATCGTGATGAGGGTCGAAGAATTCGCCACGGACGAACAACTCGCCAGCGTCGGCCTCGACGATAAATGGGAGCTGAGCGGCCTTTACGAAGGCGTGTCGCTGCCCGACCGGTCAATCTGGGAAAGCGGACGCCAGCCTGCCCGCATCTGGCTGTTCCGCCAGCCGCTGATCGCCGAATGGCGCGATACGGGCGTGCGGATGGACGAGCTGGTGCGCCATGTCGTGATCCACGAAGCCGGCCACCATTTCGGCTTTAGCGACGACGACATGCACTGGCTGGAAGACCAGGAAGACTGA
- the tsaE gene encoding tRNA (adenosine(37)-N6)-threonylcarbamoyltransferase complex ATPase subunit type 1 TsaE encodes MTSAPVIEPLPDLPAMEEFGKRIAARLQPGDVVALSGGLGAGKTTLARSIIAALGHAGEVPSPTFTIIETYEHLRVPLVHADFYRLEDPSEAEEIGLDDYREGAALIAEWPDHAGGFAHEAACLEITLETVGEGRRAVVAAGEAWQGRMP; translated from the coding sequence GTGACGAGCGCGCCGGTCATCGAACCGCTGCCGGACCTCCCGGCGATGGAGGAATTCGGCAAACGCATCGCGGCCCGCCTGCAGCCGGGTGACGTGGTAGCGCTGTCGGGCGGGCTGGGGGCAGGCAAGACCACGCTCGCGCGCTCGATCATCGCGGCGCTGGGGCATGCAGGCGAAGTGCCGTCGCCGACCTTCACCATCATCGAGACCTACGAGCACCTGCGCGTGCCGCTGGTCCATGCCGATTTCTACCGGCTCGAAGATCCTTCCGAAGCGGAGGAAATCGGCCTCGACGATTACCGCGAAGGTGCCGCGCTGATCGCCGAATGGCCCGATCACGCAGGCGGCTTCGCGCATGAGGCAGCCTGCCTCGAAATCACGCTGGAAACCGTGGGCGAGGGGCGCAGGGCCGTTGTCGCGGCGGGCGAAGCTTGGCAAGGGCGGATGCCATGA
- a CDS encoding (deoxy)nucleoside triphosphate pyrophosphohydrolase produces MENNPTWMCVVALALQDASGRWLLHKRPVNKHHGGLWEFPGGKVEPAEKPASALVREIGEELGIAIREADLAPCCFAEEAQGEGRAPIVILLYTCSRWTGEVAALEGGEVAWFAPDAIAGLDKPPLDIALAARLLEKMPD; encoded by the coding sequence TTGGAAAATAATCCGACATGGATGTGCGTGGTGGCGCTGGCCCTGCAGGACGCAAGCGGGCGCTGGCTGCTGCACAAGCGACCCGTAAACAAGCATCACGGCGGCCTGTGGGAATTCCCCGGCGGCAAGGTCGAACCGGCTGAAAAGCCTGCATCTGCGCTGGTTCGCGAGATCGGCGAGGAGCTGGGCATCGCGATTCGCGAAGCCGACCTTGCGCCCTGCTGCTTTGCTGAAGAGGCGCAGGGAGAGGGCAGGGCGCCGATTGTAATCCTGCTTTACACCTGCAGCCGCTGGACGGGCGAGGTGGCAGCGCTGGAAGGCGGCGAGGTCGCCTGGTTCGCGCCCGATGCCATCGCCGGACTGGACAAGCCGCCGCTCGATATCGCGCTTGCCGCACGCCTGCTGGAAAAAATGCCCGATTAG
- the ahcY gene encoding adenosylhomocysteinase, whose product MERKGPLVAQFTDYVVKDISLANYGREEIRIAETEMPGLMATREEYGAAQPLKGARITGSLHMTIQTAVLIETLTALGAEVRWATCNIFSTQDHAAAAIAAQDIPVFAIKGESLAEYWDYVGRIFDWSSDEDPDCTANMILDDGGDATMFALWGARIEAGEEMPAPTNAEEIEMQRALKDFVKKKPGYLTKTVKAIKGVSEETTTGVHRLYHLAKQGKLPFPAINVNDSVTKSKFDNLYGCRESLVDAIRRATDVMLSGKVACVAGYGDVGKGSAQSLRNGGARVLVTEIDPICALQAAMEGYEVVTMEDAVTRADIFVTTTGNEDVITAEHMKAMKPMSIVCNIGHFDSEIQISALDNYEWTELKPGTDLVKFPDGKEIIVLAKGRLVNLACATGHPSFVMSCSFTNQVLAQIELWKNTDDYENDVYVLPKHLDEKVAALHLDKLGVKLTKLSKEQADYIGVPVEGPFKPEHYRY is encoded by the coding sequence ATCGAACGAAAAGGACCGCTCGTGGCCCAGTTTACCGACTACGTCGTCAAGGACATCTCGCTCGCCAATTACGGACGCGAGGAAATCCGCATCGCCGAAACCGAAATGCCGGGCCTGATGGCGACGCGCGAGGAATACGGCGCTGCGCAGCCGCTGAAGGGCGCGCGCATCACCGGCTCGCTCCACATGACGATCCAGACCGCCGTACTGATCGAGACGCTGACCGCGCTGGGCGCCGAAGTGCGCTGGGCGACCTGCAACATCTTCTCCACGCAGGACCATGCCGCTGCCGCGATCGCCGCGCAGGATATTCCCGTTTTCGCCATCAAGGGCGAAAGCCTGGCCGAATACTGGGACTATGTCGGCCGCATCTTCGACTGGTCGAGCGATGAGGACCCGGACTGCACCGCCAACATGATCCTCGACGATGGCGGCGATGCCACCATGTTCGCCCTGTGGGGTGCGCGCATCGAGGCGGGCGAGGAAATGCCGGCCCCGACCAATGCCGAAGAAATCGAGATGCAGCGCGCGCTCAAGGACTTCGTGAAGAAGAAGCCGGGCTACCTCACCAAGACGGTGAAGGCCATTAAGGGCGTTTCGGAAGAGACCACCACCGGCGTCCATCGCCTCTACCACCTTGCCAAGCAGGGCAAGCTGCCGTTCCCGGCGATCAACGTGAACGACAGCGTGACCAAGTCGAAGTTCGACAACCTCTACGGCTGCCGCGAATCGCTGGTCGACGCGATCCGCCGCGCGACCGACGTGATGCTGTCGGGCAAGGTCGCCTGCGTCGCCGGTTACGGCGATGTCGGCAAGGGTTCGGCCCAGTCGCTGCGTAACGGCGGCGCACGCGTGCTCGTGACCGAAATCGACCCGATCTGCGCCCTGCAGGCGGCGATGGAAGGCTACGAGGTCGTGACGATGGAAGACGCGGTCACCCGCGCCGACATCTTCGTCACCACCACGGGTAACGAGGACGTCATCACCGCCGAACACATGAAGGCGATGAAGCCGATGAGCATTGTCTGCAACATCGGCCACTTCGACAGCGAGATCCAGATCAGCGCGCTCGACAATTACGAGTGGACCGAGCTGAAGCCCGGCACCGACCTGGTGAAGTTCCCCGACGGCAAGGAAATCATCGTGCTGGCCAAGGGCCGCCTGGTGAACCTCGCCTGCGCGACCGGCCACCCCAGCTTCGTGATGAGCTGTTCCTTCACCAACCAGGTGCTGGCCCAGATCGAGCTGTGGAAGAACACGGACGACTACGAAAACGACGTCTACGTCCTGCCCAAGCACCTCGACGAGAAGGTCGCTGCGCTCCACCTCGACAAGCTGGGCGTCAAGCTGACCAAGCTCAGCAAGGAGCAGGCGGACTACATCGGCGTGCCGGTCGAAGGCCCGTTCAAGCCGGAACATTACCGCTACTGA
- a CDS encoding S-adenosyl-L-homocysteine hydrolase, producing MPTTASAGTGDEQIRKLDIMLMVTSLRCRMGSDDFQHHYRKFSSNHLHTLNGAARRMEQGLVKRHGARGAKRALDKMSVGMANEYGQGHPWLGCSELKEITSDLSQSRDPAVLAQAADELLGPRPAGGGRYARR from the coding sequence GTGCCTACCACTGCCAGCGCCGGGACGGGCGACGAGCAGATCCGCAAGCTGGACATCATGCTGATGGTGACTTCGCTTCGGTGCCGGATGGGTTCGGACGACTTCCAGCACCATTATCGCAAGTTCTCTTCCAACCACCTGCACACGCTGAACGGTGCGGCACGGCGGATGGAGCAGGGCCTCGTCAAGCGCCACGGCGCGCGCGGCGCGAAGCGGGCGCTCGACAAGATGAGCGTCGGAATGGCGAACGAATACGGACAGGGCCATCCCTGGCTGGGCTGTTCGGAACTGAAGGAAATCACCTCCGACCTCTCGCAGTCGAGGGATCCTGCCGTGCTGGCGCAGGCCGCCGACGAACTGCTGGGTCCGCGCCCGGCAGGCGGCGGCCGCTACGCGCGGCGCTGA